One Candidatus Nitronauta litoralis genomic window, CCCGCAGGTCAGGGTTGCCCAGGAATTACAATGAGGGCAGAGACCGAACCATGTATCGAATTCGTGTCCGCATGCGCTGCAATAGTAAACCCTTACGGCGTGTTCCACTTGATCAAATGTAGATTGAATCAGTGCATCTGCCTTGTCATTGGCTCCTGAATCCTGAAGAGCCTTGATTGTGGACAGGCGGGTGAGTATTGTTCCGTCTTCAATCTTTTCCAGAACATCGGCCGCGTCCTGACTTTTTCCCTGGGCCAACAGGCGTTGTGAATAGATCAATGATAACAATTCCTGCCTTTTCCCCTCGCTTTTTTCAATAGCATTCTGAAGCAGCTTATCCCCTTCCTCCTTCTTTCCCTGGGAATCGTGCCACTCCTGCATTCTTAAAAGACACACGGGTGCACCGGTTTTTTCAAATCCGGATTTCCAGGCTTTCAAGGCCTGCCTTGAGTTTTCCAGTTTGAGATAAATATCTCCCAGGCTGACATGAGCAGGAGCAGAGGATTCATCTTCTTTAATAGCCCGACGGAATTCGGCAACTGCGGAATCATATTTTTCTTCTTTAATGCGTTCCATTCCGATGGAATAGATAATGCGCAGGAGTAATGCCCGTTCATCATCTAATTTATCTGAATCCTGGACCAGACCCAGGATCGATTTTTGGATGTTTTGGGCGCCGTCCAGATTGTGGGTTGAAAGATAGGCGTCCCGCAATTTCTTCAGGGTTGGCAGGGAATTGGAATCCAGTTCCAGGCAGCGGTTGAGTGTTTCAATTTCCTGTTCGATATCTCCTGCAGCCGCGAAATCCTCAGCCAGACTGTACAAAGCCTGAAAGTCTTCCGGATCTGCAACCAGTGCTTTTTGATGGTATTCAATTGCCGTTTCGAATTCGCCCTGAGCCCGCTTGTGATTGCCCAGTTGAAACAGGGCAGCGCTGTGGTGAGGATTGTCTGACAGGATTTTTTCATACAATGCCAGGCCTTTGGCAAGTCTTCCGCTTGCAATAGCGCTTTCTGCCTTGCGGTACCATTTGTCCCATTTGTTAAAGCGACTTTCCTGCTTTTTTATTTTCTGGTTTTCCCGGAAATGGCTCCATGAAGCTTGAATTTCCAGAAGGCTTTGAAACACAGCGCTGATTAATACACCGAGCAGGAGGGAACCCATTAGAAACACAACCATGGGAATTTCGAACATCAGGTTGCGAGTCAGGTGAATTTCGACCTCCGTCGGATTCAGGAAGGCAAAATACACCGCCATCAGAATCAAACCTGCTAATGATAGGATGAACCTTAGAGACACAGCGAAAATCTTAAAAAAGGTTTTTGATGGGACACCGTATGCGGGATTGAGAAACATCCTCCCTTAAACCGGTGCAATTTATTTGATGGTGTTGATACGATCAAGGTTTTGCTCTTTTTCAATTTCATCCAGGCAGGACACACAATATTGTGTAAAAGGCACCACACGAAGACGAGCCTCCGGAATTTTTTTTTCGCAACGCAAACAGATCCCGAAATCACCACTTTCAATGCGTTCAAGCGCTTCCTCGATTAATTTTAATCTCTCCCGACCCTGCTCACCCAGATTGAGGATCATTTGCCGGGTGGAAAGCCGGGCGGCCTCGTCTGTTGTATCGGCCAGCATTTCGGTGAATTCGTCCGTCTGACTGGTTTTACGATTTTTTTCGACGTCCCCTAATAGTTCGTTTCTGAGTTCAATCAGGGCAAATTTCAACTTCTCGATTTTTTTCAAATTCATAAAAACACTAACACTCCTATAATTGGTCGCTCACTTCAATTACCAACTCCTTAAATGGCATCCCATCCCACAAAAAATGGAGGCTTGGTAACAGACTATTCCCTGTAGTTATCTGGAAAACTATCCATTAACTTCAGCGACAATGGGTACATCTCCCCAAAGTCGTTCAAGGTCATAATATTTCCGGACATCTTTTTTGAAAATATGAACAATAATGTCCACAAGATCAAGAATAACCCAATTTCCTGAGTTATAACCCTCAACAGAAACCACCTTGTGTGGGGTTCCTACGGTTGCTTCGAGAATGGCATCAGCGATGGCCTGAACCTGAACATGGGTTTTGCCACTACAGATCAGAAAGAAATCCGTAAGGTCCGACCGATTGCGAAGGTCCAAAACGAGGATGTCAGTTGCTTTTTTTTCGGAAGCAGCGTTGACCGCCAGCCGGTTTAGTTCACTTAGAGGCTCGTTCATGAACCTGAGGAAAGAGAGTCATGAGTACAATTGATGGTCCATAATATATTGAACAACCGGGGGGGGCAACATCTTTTTAATCGAAGGTTTCTGGACGAATTCCCGTCTGATATTGCTTGAAGAAAGGTCAACAACCGGTTTCGAAAGAAAATAAATTTTGTGGTCCGACCTTCCCGTGGTTATGGAGTTCACCCCTTTTTCGGGTATTAATGGGAAGGCCGAATGTTTAGAGTTTATTTTTAGATTAACCAGGGTGTCTTCAAGGTCATCTATCTTATAGCCGGGTCTTGGTGCCACAATCAGGTCTGCCAGGTCCAGGATCTGGTCGAAATTTTTCCAGCCCGGCAAATCGAGGAAAGTATCGAGGCCCATTATCCAGAACCAACGGGTATCCGGTTCTTCCCGATGAAGTTCTTCAAGGGTTTGGCAGGTATAAGAGTTCCCACTTCGCTTTAGTTCCAGATCACTGAGTTCGAATCGATCATCTCCTTCAATGGCAATTTTCACCATGGCGACCCGGTGCCCAGAAGGGGTTGTGGATTCGTTGGATTTGTTGGGTGACTTAAAAGCGGGAATAAAGCGGACTTTATCCACTTTAAATTGATTCAATACCTCCTGGGCCACTGCAATATGTCCCATATGAATGGGATCAAAGCTTCCTCCGAATAATGCGACTCGTCTCATGCTGGACTGTTTAGATTGTGTTTGGCGGTAAATTTAAGCCCTGGCGTTCTTTAGACACTGATTTGCTTAGATAATTTAGAAGGTTTACATTTAAAAATCAAATAACTTGAAAAACCCTTAGTTAAAGTTGAGGGTTTCCGAATTTGGAATTACATGTCATCACTAATATGAGAGAAGGTTATAAAGTAAAATTAAAATATTAAAAAATCAATTTTTTTGATCCTTTAACAATAAATGTAAATGTTGAATTGTTAAAATTTTTATTGTTATTTCTGAGGGTTCTTTTGATAAAACAAGATTGAAACTTTTTTGCCCAAACTTTTCTCTGTTAGTTTTTGAAGGTAAGATTGTTGAAAAAGAAATTTTACAAATCGGTTATCGAAAGACTCCTGCTGGAATCCAAAGTCGATGTTTCCATGAGTACCCTGGTTATTTGTGGTGATGAATTCGATAAAGCAGTTTTCAAGGATTTGGGTTTTTCAAACGTAACAATATCCAATCTGGATCAACGGAATACCCCTGACTATTATAGTCCATACAAGTGGATGTTAGAGGACGCTGAGAACTTATCATTCCCTGACAATGAATTTGATTTAGTTGTCGTTCATGCCGGGTTGCACCATTGCCGTTCCCCGCACAAGGCTTTATTGGAGATGTACAGAGTTGCACGAAAAACCGTCCTGGTTTTTGAGACGAGAGATAACTTTCTGGTCAGGTTAGGAAATAAAGTTGGATTGGTTTCAGACTACGAAGTTGAAGCAGTCGTAGGTAATAATAATCAATCTGGAGGGGTGCGCAATACAGAGATACCAAACTTTATATACAGGTTTCGTGAGCGGGAGGTTTTCAAAACAATTCAGTCCTTTGCCCCCGAATTTAAACATGAAATCAAATATTTTTATGGATTGAATATGCCCCTGGAGCGCTTGCGTGTGCATAAAAACAAGGCCCTGGTATGTTGCGCATTTTTAAGCTACCCCTTTGTAAAACTATTGACATGGCTTTTCCCTAAACAATCCAACCTTTTCTCATTTTCCATTTCCAAACCCGACAAAGCAAAAGACCATTGGCCCTGGATCTCTTTAAATGCTGGATCACCCACTCTAAACGTAGGTTGGTGCGAAAATCGGTTTTTAACAGAAAATATGGAAAAGCAGTAATTGGGTCAGGCGCCTGGTTAACAAATAACTCCCAGAACCAAACAGCCCAGTTGTTGATACAAGGTGAAAAGGCTTTGGTTCCCGTTCCATTTCGTATTTTTTATAGCGCTAATTAGGTATAAGTGATTGTCCCACCAGGGACTTGATCCTGAGTAATGAAATTCATCCCTGAGAAAACTATTAAGGAAGGTTGTTTTTTTTGAATTAACACCTTACGGGATTCTCGTGTTGCACCCTTTGAAAAAGATGTTTTAACTCCTGGACGCTCTGCAAGCTTGAAAACTTAAGCCTCTGGTAACAAAACAATTAATGTTTTGTCTGCTCCCCGGCCATTCCCTTGCGTTTCCCACAAATATTGATCTTGCACTTAATGAAAGAAGATTTCTTTTAAAAAAATAAAAAGGCCTATAGACCTCGAACATTTTTAAATTCCCGCCTGGGAGTGGACAAAAAGTGTCTGTTTTTAAGGGGTTAGGGGGTGGTGTGGGTTCATTGATGGGAACAATGTTTTTAATGAAAAAATGAATTTCATTGATTTTTTATACTTTAAATGGAAGTTGAATTTGGGAACGGGGTCCTGGTATTCATCTTGCTCTTTAAAATATTTATAAAAAGCGTTACTTTGTAATAATAAACTTTATGGCAGGTAGGGGTCACCATGAAGGAAAATCGGGAAACAGGGTTTACTCTGATAGAGTTGCTGGTGGTCATTGCTATTATTGGCATTTTAACTGCTATCGCCATCCCCCAATTTAATGCCTATAAAATCAGAAGTTATGATGCAAATGCCAAAAGCAGCTTGAGACAGTTGTTTATGGCCTGTAAATCCTATTGGATTGATAGCGATTCACTTCAAAACTGCACCGTTGCTGTAGCCAGTATCCCCACCTATGGATTTATTCCATCAGCTGGAGTGACCCTGGTTCCAGTAGGAAATGAAAGTAACTTTTCCGCTTCCGCCCAGCACATTTCCAGTCCCAACTCCTTTTCGGTAGACTCCACTGGAACCGTACGGTAACCCCCTTCCCAACTCCTGATCCAGTGTTTTTTTCTGTAGCTCATTGTTTTAAAATTACTTATCTATTTTCAGGGCGCTGGCGATATTTCGTCTGAGTTCAGGGATGTTTCAGAAAAATGATTTGTCATGTTTTGTAAACAGTCCCTCCGTTGTTAGAAAGAATTTAGTCATACTGATTCGAAAAAGACAGGTTCCCCTTTTAAAAACAATATTTTACTTTATTTATCTGTTGTGTTTTGAAAGCCAGATGGCTCCAGTAAGTTCGGCGTGGACCCAATATTGTCAGGCTGACTAACAAAATTTGTCAGTTTTTACAGGAACGACTTTGTCCCCCATTCAGGTTAAGAAATTTTAACTCTTTATTTTAGAAGAGTTTGTGTGTTTTTTTCGGTGTTTTTTTATTGTGGTTATTGTTTTTGGCACACCGCTTGCTTTAAACAGATCAAATACGGAGCTCAAGCAGGTCACCCTGATTAGCTAAATAAAAAGAGAATTAGACAACCATGACACACCAACCAAAAAATCGAAGGAGAAACAAAATGTTGAAACGAGACGAAAAGGGTTTTACCTTGATCGAACTGCTCATCGTAATCGCCATCATCGGTATTCTGGCTGCTATCGCTATTCCGCAGTTCAACCAGTACAAACAGCGTGCATACCTGACCACTACCAAAAACGATCTGCACAACCTCTATCTGGCATGTAAAGCGTTCTGGATTGATAATGGTGGTGCAACAGCATGTCCGGTACCTGGTGCTAACGGCGCGGGAACCTTGCAGAACTCTTTTGGCTTCAACCAGTCTGCTGACGTGACCATCGCGATCACGACTGCTACTGAGACTGCTTTTGTTGCCACGGGTACTAATGCAAACGTACCGGGAACAACCAATACCATCAATGCTTCTGGTAACATTTCCTAAGTCTTCTGAACTTTCCTGAAAAGGGAATTACTCGCCGCCCCACCTCAAAAGGGTGGGGCGGTTTTTTTCTATGCCTACAGCCCATCAAATTCGTCCGGTTTTCTTTCTGATCCTTTTTATCTGGGCCTGGTATCTCATCACTATTGCTCCTTCTGTACTCTTTTTTGATTCACCCGAATTTATCAATACAGCCTTTGCTCTTGGAATCAGCCACCCTGCTGGTTTTCCCCTTTATAATTTACTGGCAAAAGGCTTTACTCTGGCCCCTATAGGCTCAATCCCCTTCCGGGTTAATCTGTTTTCCGCTGTTTCTTCTCTGGCGGCACTGGGACTTGTCGCCTGTGCTGGAATCGCTTTATTAAGAATCCTGTTTCCGGATCGAAACCGCGAACTAATTGTGTGGTCCGTTGTGGTGCCGACGGGCTATCTGGCAATCAGCAAACCTTATTGGCTGCAAAGTCTTCAGGCGGAAGTCTATACCCTTCACGTTGCCTTAACAGCAGGGCTCATCCTCTTGATGTTTCTTTGGAAGCTCCGTGATGATGTGCGCTACCTCTACGGCGCAGGACTCCTTTTCGGCTTGAGTGCGGGGAACCATGCTACGGTCGCTTTTTATTTGCCTGCCGTTCTGGTTTTGTTTTTCTGCTGGTGCCGGGAAAATCGATGGACTCATCTGGCCCGTTGTATCTGTCTATTTCTTCTGGGGCTTTCGATTTACGCGTATTTGCCACTCCGGTCAATTAATGAACCCTCGTTTGATTTTGGAAATCCGGAAACCGTCGATGGTTTTTTCTATCAGGTGACAGACCGCAGGCATTCCTATTACCATTTCCGGGTTTTTGATATGGGTTCCTCGGAATCAAGCCAGCAGGAAGGGCCTACATTGTCCCAGCAGGCGAAAGAAGCTGCGGACAAAATATCTTTTAAAGCAGGGTTAATGGCTAAACGGCTTTACCAGAATATTGCCGGACACCTTTCCTGGGTCTGTTTTATCGGTTTGTTTGTTGGAGGGGTTCTTTGTTACAAACGGTCACGTCCCATTTTTGTTTTTTTACTGGTGATAGCAGGATCTAATTTTGCATTTTTTTTCAAATGGGGCCGGGAAAGTATATTTCCCACTTACGTTGTCGCCTGCCTGATGGCCGCCGTAATGCTGGCTTATTTTCTGGATGCCCCCTGGTCATCACCCGAGCCTAAAACTGGGAAGGAAGATGAAAACCAGGAGGGAGAGCAGGCCGCTGGATTTCGATGGAAACCTATTGTCTGGGCAGTGCTGGTGTTGATGATTCCCTTTAACACCATCAGGAATCTGGTCTGGGTTGACCTGGCCGATATCTACAGTGGCGATGCCTTAATGAAAAAGTTTTACCTCAAGCTGGAAAATAACAGCCTGTTTTTACCGGGTATGAGCTGGTTCTATTATTACTACCTCCAGGATGTCGAACGTTTACGGGATGATATTATAGCAGTTCCCGCCTGGGACCTTGTTGGCGAAAACCCGCCGGGAATGCTGACATCGAGGCGTTATCCTGATTTAAAATTTCCTCCACCAGCAGCTTTCGATTTTTCCAATATGGAAAACAATGCAGCTTACAACCGTGCTTTTCTCGAATTGAACAGGGAAAACTATCCCGTCATTCTCGAACACAACCCTATCTATTTTGACAGGACGGGGTTGGAATCTGATTTTATTCCCAGCCGGGTTTTATTTGCCAGATATTCTCCCGGCACGACAAAAAGCGAAGACTTTTCGGGAATGAACGGCTGGCAGGAGTTTACCTACTGGACGGGAAAAGAAATTGAACGCTCTTTTGAAGAAGAGAACCGTCTGCAAGGGGTAGAGGGACTGGGTTGGGGCAATATGCCCAAGATGATGTTGATGGGGACCATCACGTATGCACGCGATACAAAACGGTATCCGCTTGAAGCAGAGGCTTTGAGTCTGCAGGTTAATAAGTTTACAGGTGAGACGGCCCCGTTTTATTGGCAATGGCTTGAAAACAGGCTTCACTTGAATAAACCCAAAGAAGCGGAAGCCGCATTCAAGGCTCTTGAAGAAAAATTTCCGGAGGCCTATGAAACTCAACTTGCCCGTGGGAGAATGGCCGAAAGGTCCGGCCTGAATGATCAGGCGGTTTCCCATTTTCTACAGGCGGCTCGAATGAAACCGCCAGCCTTGCAGCCGCATCTGGAACTGGCGGGTCTTTACGCCCGAATGAATAATTCTGAAGGAGTGCAAAAGGCTCTGGATGATGCCAGGAAGCGCATCGTCACTCTTCGGGATCTGGCTCAGCTTAAAGAGCGAGTGGCCGAAATAAAGAAACGTTCCTGAATGTCTCCACAAGGCGAGGTGGTCCCTTGTACCAAGAGAAAACAGTTGCGGTATTGATTCCCGCCTACAATGAAGAAAAATTGATACGCCAGGTCATGGAAACTCTTCCGGACTGGGTAGATCACATTGTTGTAGTTGATGATCGCAGCCGGGACAAAACGGTAGAAAAAATCCGGGAGTTCATGGCAGAAGACTCCCGGGTTCAATTGATCGAACACGAGAAAAACACCGGGGTTGGCGGTGCTCTGGAGACAGGCTACCGGGCCTGCAGGGAAGCGGGTTACGATATTACCGTTGTCATGAACGGCGATGCCCAGATGCACCCGGATGATTTACCGGCGATTGTCAAACCACTGGCAGAGGGACGCGCCGACTACGCAAAGGGAAATCGCCTGTTGCATGGAGAAGCCTGGCGCATCATTCCCCGCGTGCGTTATCTGGGAAACGCAGTGCTTTCGCTGCTCACCAAAATCGCCAGCGGTTACTGGCATGTGGCCGATTCACAATGTGGATTCACTGCAATCAATAAAGAAGCCCTCGCTGTTCTCGATATCGACCCTCTATTCCCCCGATACGGTGTACCTAATGACATCCTGGTAAAGCTCAATATTGAAAGTATGCGGGTGAAGGATGTGCCGATCAGACCGGTTTACGGTGTCGGAGAAAAATCCAAAATGAAAATCAGTAAGGTGATCCCCGATATCTCCATGCTGCTGCTGCGTCTTTTTATCCGACGCCTTGTTTCAAAATACGTGATCCGGGATTTTCATCCGCTGGTGTTCTTTTACGTCTTCGGATTGCTGACCTTTCCACCCGG contains:
- a CDS encoding DUF1049 domain-containing protein is translated as MAVYFAFLNPTEVEIHLTRNLMFEIPMVVFLMGSLLLGVLISAVFQSLLEIQASWSHFRENQKIKKQESRFNKWDKWYRKAESAIASGRLAKGLALYEKILSDNPHHSAALFQLGNHKRAQGEFETAIEYHQKALVADPEDFQALYSLAEDFAAAGDIEQEIETLNRCLELDSNSLPTLKKLRDAYLSTHNLDGAQNIQKSILGLVQDSDKLDDERALLLRIIYSIGMERIKEEKYDSAVAEFRRAIKEDESSAPAHVSLGDIYLKLENSRQALKAWKSGFEKTGAPVCLLRMQEWHDSQGKKEEGDKLLQNAIEKSEGKRQELLSLIYSQRLLAQGKSQDAADVLEKIEDGTILTRLSTIKALQDSGANDKADALIQSTFDQVEHAVRVYYCSACGHEFDTWFGLCPHCNSWATLTCGSSKLRAHQTSAA
- a CDS encoding TraR/DksA family transcriptional regulator, giving the protein MNLKKIEKLKFALIELRNELLGDVEKNRKTSQTDEFTEMLADTTDEAARLSTRQMILNLGEQGRERLKLIEEALERIESGDFGICLRCEKKIPEARLRVVPFTQYCVSCLDEIEKEQNLDRINTIK
- the rsfS gene encoding ribosome silencing factor encodes the protein MNEPLSELNRLAVNAASEKKATDILVLDLRNRSDLTDFFLICSGKTHVQVQAIADAILEATVGTPHKVVSVEGYNSGNWVILDLVDIIVHIFKKDVRKYYDLERLWGDVPIVAEVNG
- the nadD gene encoding nicotinate (nicotinamide) nucleotide adenylyltransferase, with amino-acid sequence MRRVALFGGSFDPIHMGHIAVAQEVLNQFKVDKVRFIPAFKSPNKSNESTTPSGHRVAMVKIAIEGDDRFELSDLELKRSGNSYTCQTLEELHREEPDTRWFWIMGLDTFLDLPGWKNFDQILDLADLIVAPRPGYKIDDLEDTLVNLKINSKHSAFPLIPEKGVNSITTGRSDHKIYFLSKPVVDLSSSNIRREFVQKPSIKKMLPPPVVQYIMDHQLYS
- a CDS encoding class I SAM-dependent methyltransferase: MKKKFYKSVIERLLLESKVDVSMSTLVICGDEFDKAVFKDLGFSNVTISNLDQRNTPDYYSPYKWMLEDAENLSFPDNEFDLVVVHAGLHHCRSPHKALLEMYRVARKTVLVFETRDNFLVRLGNKVGLVSDYEVEAVVGNNNQSGGVRNTEIPNFIYRFREREVFKTIQSFAPEFKHEIKYFYGLNMPLERLRVHKNKALVCCAFLSYPFVKLLTWLFPKQSNLFSFSISKPDKAKDHWPWISLNAGSPTLNVGWCENRFLTENMEKQ
- a CDS encoding type II secretion system protein, with the protein product MKENRETGFTLIELLVVIAIIGILTAIAIPQFNAYKIRSYDANAKSSLRQLFMACKSYWIDSDSLQNCTVAVASIPTYGFIPSAGVTLVPVGNESNFSASAQHISSPNSFSVDSTGTVR
- a CDS encoding prepilin-type N-terminal cleavage/methylation domain-containing protein, yielding MLKRDEKGFTLIELLIVIAIIGILAAIAIPQFNQYKQRAYLTTTKNDLHNLYLACKAFWIDNGGATACPVPGANGAGTLQNSFGFNQSADVTIAITTATETAFVATGTNANVPGTTNTINASGNIS
- a CDS encoding DUF2723 domain-containing protein, whose protein sequence is MPTAHQIRPVFFLILFIWAWYLITIAPSVLFFDSPEFINTAFALGISHPAGFPLYNLLAKGFTLAPIGSIPFRVNLFSAVSSLAALGLVACAGIALLRILFPDRNRELIVWSVVVPTGYLAISKPYWLQSLQAEVYTLHVALTAGLILLMFLWKLRDDVRYLYGAGLLFGLSAGNHATVAFYLPAVLVLFFCWCRENRWTHLARCICLFLLGLSIYAYLPLRSINEPSFDFGNPETVDGFFYQVTDRRHSYYHFRVFDMGSSESSQQEGPTLSQQAKEAADKISFKAGLMAKRLYQNIAGHLSWVCFIGLFVGGVLCYKRSRPIFVFLLVIAGSNFAFFFKWGRESIFPTYVVACLMAAVMLAYFLDAPWSSPEPKTGKEDENQEGEQAAGFRWKPIVWAVLVLMIPFNTIRNLVWVDLADIYSGDALMKKFYLKLENNSLFLPGMSWFYYYYLQDVERLRDDIIAVPAWDLVGENPPGMLTSRRYPDLKFPPPAAFDFSNMENNAAYNRAFLELNRENYPVILEHNPIYFDRTGLESDFIPSRVLFARYSPGTTKSEDFSGMNGWQEFTYWTGKEIERSFEEENRLQGVEGLGWGNMPKMMLMGTITYARDTKRYPLEAEALSLQVNKFTGETAPFYWQWLENRLHLNKPKEAEAAFKALEEKFPEAYETQLARGRMAERSGLNDQAVSHFLQAARMKPPALQPHLELAGLYARMNNSEGVQKALDDARKRIVTLRDLAQLKERVAEIKKRS
- a CDS encoding glycosyltransferase family 2 protein; the protein is MYQEKTVAVLIPAYNEEKLIRQVMETLPDWVDHIVVVDDRSRDKTVEKIREFMAEDSRVQLIEHEKNTGVGGALETGYRACREAGYDITVVMNGDAQMHPDDLPAIVKPLAEGRADYAKGNRLLHGEAWRIIPRVRYLGNAVLSLLTKIASGYWHVADSQCGFTAINKEALAVLDIDPLFPRYGVPNDILVKLNIESMRVKDVPIRPVYGVGEKSKMKISKVIPDISMLLLRLFIRRLVSKYVIRDFHPLVFFYVFGLLTFPPGFASGLYYFFYRLFIGKVTPVTALFAAFLTLMGLMFLLFAMMFDMEQNRNLKGD